gtaacgcactacgaacaccttagtgtcgctgcggatcctaacaaagccattacccaccttagctgaatctaactagccaacacggaagcaaccatggggttaatgacctatcaacaaagtcataaccgggacataactcacacatatcgtattccttctccatgatctcctgttgctcaccagctctctttttggctagcagaacaactagtggggtttatgctaagctgtTGCCCACACAATGGTctagtggttgtacgataagtgggttaggcaagatgacacctcagttcatccttacattgacaagatggacatctcccaaccatgctcaaccacaaaggtacaagctcaccagtggcatttcacataggaaacaccgtccatctcatcagattatatccttcttttattgtcccgaaatcccattttatcagttaaaacactcacacctttattttcgataaagcgtgttgtggtcatgattaaaacatattaaagggaataaaagatcctaagcatctctagcagtagttaacatcCAGCAGAGCAAACactatatagacattaatctaggtcatcaaggaatcgtcatagcaatcaaggggtggctatccaaccatatcttccaacaatgcattttataaaataggtcaataggttgtgtttacaAAATGgaataaatatgcatcaaaggatgggattggacttgccatcctcaaatccttccggaagctcctcctcgaggtacgggtctttgggctccggctcgcggccctgctcctcctcggtcacaccatcggctacgacacacaaacaatcacacaataaaaacaaagttcgccgaggagcttaaaaaaagagagggaaatagagagcttcgataaaaaaatagagaagactattatatttgtcggatgtggatcctgaggcttggagaaaatatttgatgcgtggtggagatTGGAATCAATTCGGAACAAAATATCGCATGAACTGAtaagttaaaggtcatttagggagtagtttaaaaggatgaggacctatttgtaatgaaataaagagatagaaggagctctggttaaatatctgggagagggaggtggagggctgcggactacataaggaggaaaagtgagGGGGTTacgcacaagtctgcctttcttctttctcGAGACAGAAcaagagggggaggggaacggttggaggggggcggccaggccatgggtgTCGGCCCCCTGGTACATGGCAAtgcccggggaggaggggaaaacagagaggaggccgagggggtccgattccgaccctcacctcgtgcggagatggtctacggagggctgtccatggagatgggtggtggccggcaatggtgagcggcggcagCGAGCTGCAGtgcgaggtagaggaggggaggtgctggggcagtgtgggcggagtgaggggcggctcgggagctgatttataggccaagagggagaggggagatggccagcatgggagggtcacgggcagtacaggaacctcaCCATTAATGGCAGCcaggatgctcggggacaaggcgcaagctgcaAGGGCGAGGGGATGGGACGGAGACGGGTGGGCGTAGCAGCgggtcgcacgccggcttggcgtgcacgggcagcaagcacgcagcggcacagcgagtagcagcggccgcggcagccgtggcgtgacgcgggcggcgtgatgcgattgtgcgtgcacagccagcaacgggggcagcgacgggtcgtgcgctggcctACGCGTGCACGCAAGGAGcaggctacagctcgagcaggcagcaggtagcacaggggagaaaaagaaagaggaaaccGGCGccaaaaaaaagagtctggaaaaaagttagaagagagaaataaaatggatttgaacaaaatatgagaaaagaaaagagtggACACGCGCGGGGCACCGACTATTGCGGCCGAGCAGGCGCACGTGGCCGATCGCGACACGATGGGATGCGACGGGATGGCGGGGCCgctggaaaaggaaaagggacgggtggctccgcggaaaaagaggactGCGCAATGTCGGGATGGTGGAAAATCGGGGGGGtggcttcgggagctcgagcggcggaaaaggttttaaaaaaaattaagcaagtgattggtaatgcaatttaaataagataaaaaaacGCAGGCGTTACATCGAAGTAGTTGAACAGGTGTGAAACCAATCGTAAACAAGTAAAGTTCTTGTCATGGGAGctaggccccttcaataacaaagtgtacaagtcgaaaacaagtaatatgttaaTGGAAATAAGGGagcaagaccccttcagtaaacttgcacatgATACCGGTCGTAAACTAGTAAGGCAGAGTTGTACTCAAAGTATTAGCACAAAGGCGCTTCAGAGACCCAAAAGACTAGTCATACTCTAGAAATTAGGTTCTaggagtatgggagcgaggccccttcagtaaacttgcgtgtagtaccagtcgtaaatcagtaaaacggagttgtactagtAGTATCTACCTCTAGGCACCAATAGAAAATATCCCCAGTCGTTTCAAGGATGAAACCGACATAAATGTTCAATATTCCATGAATTTGGTACCTCCTGGCCATCTGGGTACTGCAGGCAATAAGACCTagggcctgtaaccttgtgcacaatgaaaggtccttcccattatgagttaagcttgtgtagcccggtatcatcctggattcgtcgaagaaccatatctccaacattgaaagagcgcCGTTGAATGTTCCTATCGTGGTAAAGACGAACTCCTTGTAGGTAACGGGACAACTGCAACAATGCATTGCATCGGACTTCCTCAGTTGAGTCAAGTTCAAGCTGTCTTGCAGTGTCAAcctcgccttcttcaaacattTCCAGTCATAAAGACTTCAACATCACATCAGCTGGTAATATGGCTTCAGACccatatacgagaaagaaaggtgactggccTGTGGTTTTGCTTGGTTGTGCGTGAAGCCCCCAGACTattgatgagatctcattgatccacttgctgCCCTTTTTGCTGctctcatcataaagtcttttcttcagtccatcaagaatcaagccattggcgccttaacctggccattggcccgtGGATGAGCCACCGAAagatatttgacttcaatggagctgcgttcacagaaatcccagaactgatgcgagtggaaattggatcccaaagtGGTGTAAGATGTCATAGATGAAAGTGACCACTCGATCTGCATTAAGCATTGCGAtaggcttgtactcaatccacttggtaaacttgtcaatggccaccagcacgtgtgtgaaacctcctagCGCAGTTGtgaagggccctatcatgtccaggccccaacatgcaaacggccatgaggGTGGTATAGTTATCAAGTTATGAGCCAGAACATGaggctgtttgccaaagaattggcagttggtgCACCGGCAAACGAGTGCTTCGAcgtctgccaaagcagtcaGCCAGTAGAAACCAGAGCGAAAcaccttgccgactagtgtgcgagaagcagcgtgattcccgcacacgccttcatgaatctcttggagtatttctTTGCCTTCCTCCATTCTGACACACTTTATGAGTATGCCTGATAccgatccacgcttgtacagaTTGCCCctgactagaacataccctttgctgcgcCGTAGAATGTGAGTGACTTCAGCACTTTTTGGGTCGACGCAGgtgggtagtttgtgctcctggatgtagtcgatgaaggccaccctccagtcgacctcgatcatcaagacctcttgGTCGGGTTCCTTAGGACCCTGAGTGATGGAACCTAAATCTGGCGtcctgatggaagggtgatgcaactcatgaACGAAGACTTCTGGTGGGATGTTAGTTggatcagaacccagtttggagagcacgttcgcgcccacattgttgtcatgaaccacatgatgaatttccagCCTCGAGAACTTTTTCTCaagcttgcgtatttccatgATGTAGGCATTCATAGTGtacttgttgatgtcccactcttATGAGTAAGGAGTCGCCAtagacgagtagtcgcttgatgccaagGGAGATTGCTAGGCGTAGCCCATGCAACAATGCCTCGTACTCGGCCTCGTTGTTGgagacctcgaatagtatttgaaacacgtacttgagctgttttcctctcgggctgatgaagagtactcctgcaccaccaccaccgagcttgagtgaaccgtcaaagtacatgacccaatgctccggctggttggttggggcttccacttggttttctcaccactccaccatgaaatcgactagtgcttgcgacttgatggctgtccggGGCGTGAAGTCAAGTGTaagggctcccagctccaccgcccacttggagatgcgcccggtggcatcccgattgtggaggatatccaccAATGGAAAGTcggagaccaccaggatattgtatgcattgaagtagtggcgaagctttctggaagtgatgagtataccataAAGTATTTTCTAAATTGGgggtaacgaaccttagattcagagaggacttcgctgatgaagtaaatAGGTCGCTGCACCCCAAAGGCGTGGCCTTCTTCCTGTCGTTCCACTACGATTTCCGTGTTGACgatgtgagtagtcgcggcgatgtagagtagcagattcTTGCCTGGTTAGGGAGCCATTAGGATGGGGGGACTGCAAATGGTTCTTGAGATCTTGCAGTGCCTGGTTTGCCTCCTCAGTCCACTTGAACTTGTCATGGTGCTtgagcaacttgaagaagggtagtcccctttctccaagtcgggagatgaatcggTTCAAGGCTGCCATGCAGCCAATGAGCTTCTGTACATCCTTGATCGTctttggagcatccatggctgtaATAGCATTGATCTTCTCTAGATTTGCTTCGATCCCACGGTGGCTGACAATGAACCCGGTAGTTTGCCTTGAGGGATgccaaagacgcactttgtCAGGTTGAACTTCCATCGAAACCGTCGCAAGCTGTTGAAGGTCTCCTCGAGATCAGTGATTAACTCGTCGTGGGatctagtcttgatgaccacatcatccacgtaggcttcaatgttGCGGCGTAGTTGATCCGAAAGGCACAATTGGATGGCCcattgataggtggctcctgcgttcttcaactcGAAAGATATTGTAGTAtaagcatatgctccaaagggggtgacgAACGCCattttgatctggtcttcctccttgagagctatctaaTGATAGCCCGAGTAccagtcgaggaaggagaggaaCTACTTGGCCAGGGTGACCAAGGCCCGTGCCCCCGACTGGCTACTTGGCCGTGGTGACCAAGGCCCGTGTCCCCGACTGGCAACTCGGCTGGGGTGACCAATGCCCGTGTCCCCGACTAGCTACTCATTCGGGGTGACCAAGGCCCGTGTCCCTGACTGGTTACTCGCCAGGGTGACCAAGGCCCGTGTCCTCGACTGGCTACTCGGCCGAGGGTGACCAAGGCTTGTGTCCCCAACTGGCTACTCCATCGGAGTGACCAAGGCCCGTGTCCCCGACTGACTATTTGATCGGGGTGACCAAGGCCCGTGTCCCCAACTGCAAAGCAGTCGACGGCCGGATCTGTACCTTGGCTCCGACTGGGGGTTCTGACTGGACTCCACCTATAACGCGCCCGCCTCCCCGACTGGCAGGGCAGTTGGAAGGCTGGACTCAGCTTACCAGCGGGCCCTAGGAGTAGGTGCGGAAGATAAGGATGGGCCTCGAGGTCAACTTGTCGTACACAGCCAACCACCTCCTCCACAGGGTTACAGTCCTCTCTGCTGTGGCAGCAGGGCGCCACTATTCTACCTGCCCATTCTCGCGAAGGGACGGGGTGAAACATCATCATGATATGGCCGGAACGCCCTCATCACAACGAAGTGACCGGGCGAGGCGCTAGGGATGGGGTGTGATAGCCGTACCGTGCCTATCGACGCCCCCACAACCTCAGATCGATGGAGCATGACGCACAGGAATAAGATGAGATGGCCACCCCACAGCGCTGGACTTGGACGGTGGTCATCGCAGGGCTCCGACTGACAGGGTTGACAGTCCCGATCGGTGAAGCGAGGAACTCTCTTTCTCTACCTCATTTCTTCTACCTTACCACCCCTGCAAAGGAgacctcccttggactataaaagggagggacCTCCACCTAGGAAAGGGGGACAAAATCCGATCTCTAGAATCTCACGACTtccactcgaaagcttgtaactctctAACTCTCATGAGCACttaggctcaagcaatacatccgaccGACCCCGACTGGATGTAGGGTACGATTGTCtaaaccagtataaatcttgagttatTGTGTGTTAGGCCACGTCCGATCATGACGCACGGCATACACCTGCTAAGCTAACATGGTTTTAATTAATAACACTTAAATGTAGGGTATTACAAAAGGCAAATTAAATTTCTTGCAAAAGATTACATATACTTGTAATCTACTACATGAATGGTAAGGCAAAACATAAACTGAAGAGCTCGCTAGGCCTCGCCAAGCTCAATGCCCATGGTTTAAGGAGCTTGGTCATCACCGAGCTTGGCCGCGCGTGGAGGAACTCGTTTGATCGTCACCATGATTGACCTGTTGGCGGATGAATTGGTTTTTGCCACCGCAGACCACAACCATCAATGAACCATGCCGGATAGCCCGTTCTATCCACTCCATTCTCTGGTTTCAATTTGGTAGTTCTAAGGCTCGATTTGACCAACGCCAAAATAGATTTTGGTCCCCCAGAGATCTTGGTTTTGTTGCGGAGCTCGATCTAACAATCAATGGTATGGACTGAGCTCTCTCGTCAAACTCGATTAGGGCAGCGCGTAAGGGATGGGAGTTTTCCGTTCTTTGCCTTGGAAATCACTGCGATGCTGCGATGCAATCTCTTCCCGCCCAAACCGAATGTAATTGCATGAAGGCCCGGTATTGGTTACACTTCTATCGGATCCTGTCGAAGGCGAAACAAACAGATTGTTATCAGTTCACGGTGCGATCAGATCACGCCGTAAAATGCCCAAGTAACCAAACAACATCCTAGTCTGATGAGGGAGCACAAAACTGAGGATTGCCCTCTCTAGAAACCGAGTGACACGGTCAGATTCAGCGATGGTCTTCTCACGGTTCGTAGATTCTAGCGCCAGCTTTATGCCTTCACTACAAGCCAGAGCCTCCAAGTCACCACTAACACCATCGGAGATAATTCACCAAGCAGAAAAGCAGTAGTCTGCGAACATAATGTCAGTCTGATGAGCATACCATCAATGCCTGTCTTGCCCAGCATTTGTACAAATAGTATATGTTCCGCAACTACAGTATTTGTACAATTATTTGTAGACAAAGAATTAACACTAATTCATGGTAATAAAGACCCAATTAGATATTTTAATAGCTATCTTCAACAATTTATGGGGCCTATTTCAATGTTTTGTGAATAGGAATTGTGATAATTCGATAGTTCTAATGAATGCTTTTGTAAGATGTATTGTTCATGGACAGCGGACGTTCGTGCCACCCGCGCGCGTGGAAGACGAAGCCcgcaggagagggagggaggttTGGGTGATCGATTGAGTTTGACCGCGCGGTCGGCGGGACTGGTGGAGACCGTACCGGGCGCGCGATCGAGTAGTGGGCGATGGAGAGACCGCCGATGGCCTCGGTGTCGGTCGGAGGGCGCAGCACGCGCGCGCGCATGCAGATCGAATTTGCCTTCTCGGCGGTTGCTCGATCGATCGACGCCTCCCCGCACGCATGCGCTCGGTCGCCTCTGCGCCCGCCCCAGCAAAAGAAGCTCCTCCATGGAACCGCCGCGGGAAGAGCTCAAGTGCTCCAAATTTAGCCACCTCCCCGGCCCGGGGCCCCCGGTTAAAatcccctcgccgccgctccAGTGTCACTTGCGAGTGGATCGGAGCGAGGCCCCCGCTGTTCCCGCTGGGTTTACGTGCGGCGGCAATAAGTTCCTGCTGACGATCGACCTGCTGGttcggaggaggaagacgaagcgGATCGGAGGCAGGCAGGCGAAGGGACGGACGGCGCGGAGGCGTAGCGGTTGTTCGTCGATCTGCCGCGGCGGTGGGTGGAGGTCGAGCAGGTCGCCGGTCGCGGGTTTATGCCGGCCCGTCCCCGGAGGCGGCGTCGTGCGCGTGCGTGAGCGAGGGAGACCCGGCGAGGACTTACGTACGTCATGGAGGCGCGGCTGGCCCTCGTAGTCGTCGCGCTCCTCGCGTCCGCGCCCGCCGGCGGGGCGAACGTCTTCAACGCCAAGAACTACGGCGCCAAGGGCAACGGCGTCGTTGACGACACCAAGGTCGGAGCCCGTTCGTTTCTTAATTTCCTTCCTGTACTCCACTTCCGCGCGGGCCGGCGGCTCTGATCGGTCAGTACGTGTCGTTGTGCTTGCTTGCAGCCTCTGATGGCGACGTGGAAGGCGGCGTGCGGGACGGCCGGCGCCGTGACGATGATGGTGCCGGCGGGGATCTACCACATCGGCCCGGTGCAGTTCCACGGCCCCTGCAAGGCATCCACCTTGACCTTCCAGCTGCAGGCAAGTCGTCGGTCAGATCATCAATCAGCTGCCTGCGTGCCAGTTACCACGCACCAGTCTTAACAGCTTGGTCTGACATGGGATCAATGATGGGGATGCGGATGGTCGATGCAGGGGACGCTCAAGGCCGCGACGGACCTGAAGCGGTTCGGCAACGACTGGATCGAGTTCGGGTGGGTGAACGGGCTCACCGTCACCGGCGGCACCATCGACGGCCAGGGCGCCGCGTCCTGGCCCTTCAACAAGTGCCCCGTCCGCAAGGACTGCAAAGTCCTGCCCACAGTGAGCAAGCAgccacttcttcttcttcttcttcttcttcttcttcctcctcctcctcctcctccatgcCTGGATGGATCGGTCGCTCTGCTTATATTAACACGTTCTTACGCCGACCGCGCCATGGATGCATCGATGCAGAGCGTGCTGTTCGTGAACAACCAGAACACGGTAGTGAAGGACCTGACGTCGGTGAACCCCAAGTTCTTCCACATCGCGCTGCTGTCCACCAAGAACATCAAAATGAGCGGGCTCAAGATCAGCGCGCCGTCCAACAGTCCCAACACCGACGGCATCCACATCGAGCGCAGCGCCGGCGTGTACATCATGGACACGCACATCGCCACCGGCGACGACTGCATCTCCGTCGGCCAGGGCAACGACAACGTGGACGTGGCCCGCGTGCAGTGCGGCCCAGGCCACGGCATGAGCGTCGGCAGCCTGGGGCGCTACGCCGGCGAGGGCGACGTCACGCGGGTGCACATCCGGGACATGACCTTCACGGGCACCATGAACGGTGTCCGCATCAAGACGTGGGAGAACTCGCCCACCAAGAGCAACGCCGCGCACATGATCTTCGAGAACCTCATCATGAACGACGTCCAGAACCCCATCATCATCGACCAGAAGTACTGCCCCTACTACAACTGTGAGCACAAGGTACTATACTGATCGGACCTATCAATCTatcatgccgccgccgccgcggccgaatCCTGTCAATTGCATAAGTACTAGTACTAACTAATGCTGCCTTGCAGTACGTGTCTGGGGTGACGATCAAGGACATCCAGTTCAAGAACATCAAGGGCACGGCGACGACGCCGGTGGCCGTGCTGCTCAGGTGCGGCGTGCCGTGCCAGGGCCTGGTGCTGCAGGACGTGAACCTCAAGTTAAAGGGGCAGGGCACCGTGTCGGCCAAGTGCGAGAACGCCAAGGCCAAGTACGTCGGCGTGCAGCTACCCAAGCCCTGCCCCTAGGTGGCCGAGTGCGTGCGTTCGTGCGGTAGGATTTTTGTTTAGTCACCCACTCTGGCGTACCTAGCTAGTGAGCTCCAATGGGCGGTGAAGTGAGCTTTTCGATTCTTTGGTCGTGTTTTCTAGAGGTTTTATCCCTTTCTTTTTCAACTTGttgtttgtttgtttttcttttttgtttctaCATTAAACTAGCTGATTTTTGAGGTATAACAGAGCTGAGCTGCCAATTTCTGGCACCTACTTGCTTACTCTTGCTTGTCAGTGAACTTGTGAATACTTGCCGTTGTTGTGTCAGAGGAGTGATGCCTTTGGTACTGATGTGACAGCTCAAGCAAAATCGAACCCAATTGGGAACTGGCTGTGACTTCACTCGTGGCGTATGAACAAGTGCCCATCTCTTAATCCTTCACAATTGATGGTGTTGCTTACAAATCAGTGAATGTATGAAGTCTTATGTTATTCTGGTTTGCAAGTTAGCCAATGGATGAATTTATGATTCTCGAGATTTGTTTGGGCAGCAAGGTTTTAGATCCTAAGATTGTATTAAATTTGAACCGAGTTTTTTTCTTCTTAGCAATGCACACCTTCAGACCCGGTAACTGATTGAAGTGAATCCTTTTATGATTACTGTTTAAGGAAAATTGGCAACCTTTCTGAAAAATATATTGCCATAGCTTGCGTTTTTTGCATAAAGCTGGGTAGTATAGGTTTCATCGCCTGCTATGATGGCACGAGAGATTGGGAAATCTTCACCATACTTAGGTCCCGTTTGAATTATTTCATTTTGAGAAATTGGAATCTATTTAATAGAGTATCTTTTTTATCTTAGAACATGATATTTCACAACTTTCTAAAAAATATATAGCTTATCTTAAATTTATAGGGTGGGAGATGAAAATTGATTCTATAGATTCTCATATTATATTTCTAATGTACAGCTTACACACTCTTCGACTCGCTTCCCTAAAGCAGAAGTGCACTACATAAATATCTCTCCCATATAGCCAATAATAATATACATATATTCCACATACAACTATATTAACTTAATTAAATTATATCTAAATTATAATTACTAAAATAAAATTCAATTCCAAGGATCCAAACAGAGCCTAAGTTGTTTGTGATAGGAGCAGACAAACTGTTGTGCCGTGGAGAAAATGGCATGTCTGAACTCTAAGCAACGATGGCTGACCACGGCACACAAGCGTAACCCATGCAGATCAAACAATCAGTCGTCATGCAGCATATTGGGTGCTAGTCTGATGTAAACATGTCATGATATCCAGTCCAAGATATTCCGGAGAACAATGTTGATGTAACGATCAATGGGACAATGGCACTGATGTTTAGCTAGCATTCCACCCAAAAACAGACCACAGGAAGGGCAACCTGA
The Panicum hallii strain FIL2 chromosome 6, PHallii_v3.1, whole genome shotgun sequence genome window above contains:
- the LOC112898588 gene encoding exopolygalacturonase-like — translated: MEARLALVVVALLASAPAGGANVFNAKNYGAKGNGVVDDTKPLMATWKAACGTAGAVTMMVPAGIYHIGPVQFHGPCKASTLTFQLQASRRSDHQSAACVPGTLKAATDLKRFGNDWIEFGWVNGLTVTGGTIDGQGAASWPFNKCPVRKDCKVLPTSVLFVNNQNTVVKDLTSVNPKFFHIALLSTKNIKMSGLKISAPSNSPNTDGIHIERSAGVYIMDTHIATGDDCISVGQGNDNVDVARVQCGPGHGMSVGSLGRYAGEGDVTRVHIRDMTFTGTMNGVRIKTWENSPTKSNAAHMIFENLIMNDVQNPIIIDQKYCPYYNCEHKYVSGVTIKDIQFKNIKGTATTPVAVLLRCGVPCQGLVLQDVNLKLKGQGTVSAKCENAKAKYVGVQLPKPCP